From one Fusobacterium mortiferum ATCC 9817 genomic stretch:
- a CDS encoding mannitol dehydrogenase family protein — MKLNLNEMKNIKNISEVVTPAYDIETVKENTMKAPKWLHFGAGNIFRAYVGKMQQNLLNKGLENTGIIVAESFDTEIIDKVYKPHDNLTLSVILSKDGNFSTEVIASIVESLKADTDKDTLKEIVKAPTLQMISFTITEKGYNLKTPNGEYMKVIEEDFQNSPEEAKHIMSIVTNLLYVRFKAGATPIALVSMDNCAGNGDRVRAAVLDIAEHWVEKGYVEKEFLAYVSDEKKVAYPISMIDKITPRPAEVVKEHLEKLGFEDMNIVVTSKNTYTGAFVNAEAPEYFVVEDKFPNGRPELEKSEAGVYVTDRETVEKTERMKVTTCLNPLHTTLAVYGCLLNEKTIFDAVSNPYLNKLIKNIGYGEALKVVDDPKILSPKAFIDEVINERFANKFIPDQPERIATDTSQKVGIRFGETIKAYLASDELNVEDIRYIPLVYAGWFRYLLGIDDNGNERSISPDPMLDMLKEKMAGIEFGKPETYKGQLREILKNRMIFGVDLEEVGMADRVEKYFVEMLAGKDAVVNTLKKYLGE, encoded by the coding sequence ATGAAATTAAACTTAAATGAGATGAAAAATATAAAAAATATAAGTGAAGTAGTGACTCCTGCATATGATATAGAAACTGTAAAAGAAAATACAATGAAGGCACCAAAGTGGTTACACTTTGGTGCTGGAAATATTTTCAGAGCTTATGTTGGGAAGATGCAACAAAATCTTTTAAATAAAGGGCTTGAAAATACAGGGATTATCGTTGCAGAAAGTTTTGATACAGAGATTATAGATAAAGTGTATAAGCCACATGATAATTTAACTTTATCAGTAATTCTATCAAAGGATGGAAATTTTTCAACTGAGGTTATAGCTAGTATAGTTGAATCTTTAAAAGCTGACACAGATAAAGATACTTTAAAAGAGATAGTAAAAGCTCCAACTCTTCAAATGATCAGTTTTACAATTACTGAAAAAGGATATAACTTAAAAACTCCAAATGGAGAATATATGAAAGTTATAGAAGAGGATTTCCAAAACTCTCCAGAAGAAGCAAAACATATAATGAGTATAGTAACTAACTTACTATATGTTAGATTTAAAGCTGGAGCAACTCCAATTGCTTTAGTAAGCATGGATAACTGTGCTGGAAATGGAGATAGAGTAAGAGCAGCTGTTCTTGATATAGCAGAGCATTGGGTAGAAAAAGGATATGTAGAAAAAGAGTTCTTGGCTTATGTATCAGATGAAAAAAAAGTAGCTTATCCTATTTCAATGATAGATAAAATTACTCCAAGACCTGCAGAAGTAGTAAAAGAGCACCTAGAAAAATTAGGTTTTGAAGATATGAATATAGTAGTTACTTCTAAAAATACTTATACAGGAGCTTTTGTAAATGCTGAAGCACCAGAGTATTTTGTAGTAGAAGATAAATTCCCTAATGGAAGACCAGAATTAGAAAAATCAGAAGCTGGAGTATATGTAACAGATAGAGAGACAGTAGAAAAAACAGAGAGAATGAAAGTTACAACTTGTTTAAACCCATTACATACTACACTAGCTGTATACGGTTGTCTATTAAATGAAAAAACAATATTTGATGCAGTATCTAATCCATATTTAAATAAATTAATAAAAAATATAGGATATGGAGAGGCATTAAAAGTTGTAGATGACCCAAAAATATTAAGTCCAAAAGCATTTATAGATGAAGTTATCAATGAGAGATTTGCTAATAAATTTATACCAGACCAACCTGAGAGGATAGCAACAGATACATCTCAAAAAGTAGGAATAAGATTTGGAGAGACTATAAAAGCATATTTAGCAAGTGATGAATTAAATGTAGAAGATATTAGATATATACCACTTGTATATGCTGGATGGTTTAGATATTTATTAGGAATTGATGATAATGGAAATGAAAGAAGTATTAGTCCAGATCCTATGTTAGATATGTTAAAAGAAAAAATGGCAGGAATAGAGTTTGGAAAACCTGAAACTTATAAGGGGCAACTAAGAGAAATCTTAAAAAATAGGATGATATTTGGAGTGGATTTAGAAGAAGTAGGAATGGCTGACAGAGTAGAAAAATATTTTGTAGAGATGTTGGCTGGAAAAGATGCAGTAGTAAATACATTAAAAAAATATTTAGGAGAATAG
- a CDS encoding TRAP transporter substrate-binding protein has product MKKFLNLLLIVTCLFILGACGKGDNRRIIRISHNQAQDHPTNIGLLAFEEFIESKLGDKYDVQVFPNELLGSQVNTVELTQTGAIDFAVASNAILESFDNIYQIFNLPYLFDSPEHYHAVMDNAELIEPIFTSTEKSGFEAVTWLDAGTRNFYTVKKPINTPDDLKGLKIRVQQSASNIRMMELFGGAATPMGFGEVYTALQQSVIDGAENNELAITSNKHGEVAKYYSYNMHQMVPDILIGNLKFLNGLSPEEREIFNEGFRLISKVQREAWTESVEKAKAQAQNDMNVQFIYPDVALFKERVLPLHGEVLEATPKLKPIYDKIQEIGKQIKEGGNN; this is encoded by the coding sequence ATGAAAAAGTTTTTAAATCTATTACTAATAGTAACTTGTTTATTTATTCTTGGAGCTTGTGGAAAAGGAGATAATAGAAGAATTATTAGGATATCTCATAACCAAGCACAGGACCATCCTACAAATATAGGATTATTAGCATTTGAAGAGTTTATAGAAAGTAAACTTGGAGATAAGTATGATGTACAAGTATTCCCTAATGAATTACTAGGTTCACAAGTAAATACAGTTGAGTTAACACAAACAGGAGCAATAGATTTTGCTGTAGCAAGTAATGCTATATTAGAAAGTTTTGATAATATCTATCAAATATTTAACTTACCATATCTGTTTGATAGCCCAGAACATTACCATGCTGTAATGGATAATGCAGAATTGATAGAGCCTATTTTTACATCTACTGAAAAATCAGGATTTGAAGCAGTTACTTGGTTAGATGCAGGAACTAGAAACTTTTATACAGTAAAAAAACCTATTAATACACCTGATGATTTAAAAGGATTAAAAATTAGAGTACAACAAAGTGCTTCAAATATAAGAATGATGGAATTATTTGGAGGAGCAGCAACTCCTATGGGATTTGGAGAAGTTTATACAGCTTTACAACAAAGCGTAATAGATGGAGCAGAAAATAATGAGTTAGCTATAACAAGTAATAAACATGGAGAGGTAGCTAAGTATTATTCATATAATATGCACCAAATGGTTCCAGATATTTTAATAGGAAACTTAAAATTCTTAAATGGACTTTCTCCAGAAGAGAGAGAAATATTTAATGAAGGATTTAGATTGATATCAAAAGTTCAAAGAGAAGCTTGGACAGAATCAGTTGAGAAAGCTAAAGCACAAGCTCAAAATGATATGAATGTGCAATTTATCTATCCAGATGTAGCTCTATTTAAAGAGAGAGTTTTACCATTACATGGAGAGGTATTAGAAGCAACTCCTAAATTAAAACCTATTTATGATAAAATTCAAGAGATAGGAAAACAAATAAAAGAGGGAGGGAATAACTAA